The following coding sequences lie in one Sorghum bicolor cultivar BTx623 chromosome 6, Sorghum_bicolor_NCBIv3, whole genome shotgun sequence genomic window:
- the LOC8070251 gene encoding ethylene-responsive transcription factor ERF003, whose translation MPKLQRFRGVRQRHWGSWVSEIRHPLLKTRIWLGTYETAEDAARAYDEAARLMSGPAARTNFPLSVSGGGGTLSPTLRAKLEKCCTAPAQEPQHGADVSRTGGGVGRDDVDGSSRKEVQAAVKVDPDADDPDGEEYIEEMIRELTYYGPVEIQQHHPPSASSAAAASSSAIR comes from the exons ATGCCGAAGCTGCAGAGGTTTAGAGGAGTGAGGCAGAGGCACTGGGGCTCCTGGGTCTCCGAGATCCGCCACCCACTCCT GAAGACGAGGATCTGGCTGGGCACGTACGAGACGGCGGAGGACGCGGCGCGGGCGTACGACGAGGCGGCGCGCCTGATGAGCGGCCCCGCGGCGCGCACCAACTTCCCCCTGAGCGTCAGCGGCGGCGGGGGCACGCTCTCCCCGACGCTGCGCGCGAAGCTGGAGAAATGCTGCACGGCGCCGGCGCAAGAGCCGCAGCACGGCGCGGACGTGTCGCGGACGGGTGGTGGTGTCGGTCGGGACGACGTCGACGGTAGTAGCCGCAAGGAGGTGCAGGCTGCTGTCAAAGTCGACCCTGACGCCGACGACCCCGACGGCGAGGAGTACATCGAGGAGATGATCAGGGAGCTCACCTACTACGGCCCCGTGGAGATACAACAGCACCACCCGCCGtccgcctcctccgccgccgccgcctcgagcTCGGCGATTCGGTGA